Proteins found in one Amycolatopsis aidingensis genomic segment:
- the gndA gene encoding NADP-dependent phosphogluconate dehydrogenase, with product MSDKASIGVTGLAVMGRNLARNLARHGHTVAVHNRSEQRTRDLVEQFGSEGEFRPAYSAREFVDSLERPRQLVVMVQAGAPTDAVIEEFAPLLDTGDVIVDAGNAHFADTRRREATLRERGLHFVGTGVSGGEEGALHGPSIMPGGSVASYESLGPLLEDIAAKVDGTPCCTHVGPDGAGHFVKMVHNGIEYADMQLIAESFDLLRGGLGYEPAQIAEVFRAWNTGRLDSYLIEITEQVLAHTDAATGKPFVDVVADQAEQKGTGRWTVQIGLDLGIPISGIAEATFARSLSGHADLRAAARGLAGPARAKLTGAEAERFAQDVEQALYASKVVAYAQGFNQIQAGSAEYGWNVDLGAVASIWRGGCIIRAKFLDDIRAAYAAEPSLPTLLTSGEFRKAVEDGQDAWRSVVSTATRLGIPTPGFSTALAYYDALRAERLPAALVQGQRDYFGAHTYRRVDREGTFHTEWATTERAERRA from the coding sequence ATGAGCGACAAGGCGAGCATCGGCGTGACCGGGCTTGCGGTGATGGGCCGCAACCTGGCCCGCAATCTGGCGCGGCACGGGCACACCGTCGCGGTGCACAACCGTTCCGAACAACGCACCAGGGATCTGGTCGAGCAGTTCGGTTCGGAGGGCGAGTTCCGGCCCGCCTACTCGGCGCGCGAGTTCGTGGACTCGCTGGAACGACCACGGCAGCTGGTCGTCATGGTCCAGGCCGGCGCGCCGACCGATGCCGTGATCGAGGAGTTCGCCCCGCTGCTGGACACCGGGGACGTGATCGTGGACGCGGGGAACGCGCATTTCGCGGACACCCGGCGCAGGGAGGCCACCCTGCGCGAGCGCGGGCTGCACTTCGTTGGCACCGGGGTCTCCGGCGGTGAGGAGGGCGCGCTACACGGCCCGAGCATCATGCCGGGCGGGTCGGTCGCCTCCTACGAGTCGCTCGGCCCGCTGCTGGAGGACATCGCGGCCAAGGTCGACGGCACACCCTGCTGCACGCACGTCGGCCCGGACGGCGCGGGGCACTTCGTCAAGATGGTGCACAACGGCATCGAGTACGCCGATATGCAGCTGATCGCGGAGTCATTCGACCTGCTGCGCGGCGGGCTCGGCTACGAACCCGCGCAGATCGCCGAGGTGTTCCGTGCGTGGAACACCGGCAGGCTGGACTCGTACCTGATCGAGATCACCGAGCAGGTGCTGGCGCACACCGACGCCGCGACCGGCAAGCCGTTCGTGGACGTGGTGGCCGACCAGGCCGAGCAGAAAGGCACCGGCAGGTGGACCGTGCAGATCGGTCTCGACCTCGGCATCCCGATCAGCGGGATCGCCGAGGCCACCTTCGCCCGCTCGCTGTCCGGCCACGCCGACCTGCGCGCGGCCGCCCGCGGGCTGGCCGGACCCGCAAGGGCGAAGCTCACCGGCGCCGAGGCCGAGCGCTTCGCGCAGGACGTGGAACAGGCGCTCTACGCCTCCAAGGTGGTCGCCTACGCGCAGGGGTTCAACCAGATCCAGGCCGGCAGCGCGGAGTACGGCTGGAACGTGGACCTCGGGGCGGTGGCGTCCATCTGGCGTGGCGGCTGCATCATCCGGGCGAAGTTCCTTGACGACATCCGCGCCGCCTACGCGGCCGAGCCGAGCCTGCCCACCCTGCTCACCAGCGGCGAGTTCCGCAAGGCCGTCGAGGACGGGCAGGACGCCTGGCGCTCGGTGGTGTCCACCGCGACCCGGCTCGGCATCCCCACCCCCGGATTCTCCACCGCGCTCGCCTACTACGACGCGCTGCGCGCCGAGCGCCTGCCTGCCGCGCTGGTCCAGGGGCAGCGCGACTACTTCGGGGCGCACACCTACCGGCGGGTGGACCGGGAAGGGACCTTCCACACCGAGTGGGCCACCACGGAACGCGCCGAGCGCAGGGCCTGA